A single region of the Ctenopharyngodon idella isolate HZGC_01 chromosome 21, HZGC01, whole genome shotgun sequence genome encodes:
- the pomp gene encoding proteasome maturation protein produces MITVFPEIDRKCIYADRQDEIRLKMNTRGLRSQLKDSVPVTGLCPQAGPYGVQDSLRRGFSSVKNELLPSHPLELSEKNFQLNQDKMNFNTLRNIQGLHAPLKLQMEYRAARQIQRLPFLPSSNLALDTLRGSDDYIGFEDILNDPVQSEMMGDPHIMTEYKLGVL; encoded by the exons ATGATAACAGTGTTTCCGGAGATTGACAGGAAGTGCATTTATGCTGATCGTCAAGACGAAATTCGCTTGAAGATG AATACTCGTGGCCTGCGCTCTCAGCTGAAGGACAGTGTTCCTGTCACAGGTCTGTGTCCACAGGCAGGACCTTATGGAGTTCAAGACTCTTTGCGAAGAGG GTTCTCAAGTGTAAAAAATGAGCTTCTACCGAGTCATCCATTGGAGCTCTCTGAGAAAAAT TTTCAGCTTAACCAGGACAAGATGAATTTCAACACATTAAGGAACATCCAGGGTCTCCACGCACCCCTCAAACTACAGATGGAGTACAGAGCGGCTAGACAG ATTCAGCGTTTGCCCTTCCTGCCAAGCTCAAATCTGGCCCTGGATACCCTCAGAGGTAGTGATGACTACATTGGCTTTGAGGACATCCTCAATG atCCTGTCCAGAGTGAGATGATGGGCGATCCTCACATCATGACCGAATACAAGCTTGGTGTCCTGTGA